The sequence TTTGGTCGCCGAGGGAACCCTTCAAAAGGATCGCATCGAATTCGGGAACGGCGAAGGAGAATTTGCCGACGAATTCGTAAGCGCGTTCGAGCGATGCTTTCCGACCTGCAAGCTTCATCGGTGGCTGAGGGAGCCGAATTCGTACGGTAAGAAGAAGTGGTGGCAGATGCAGGTCGTCAGTCAGCAGGTCGTCGGACTTCTTTCAAATCTTGGCCTTGACGGCAAATCGCGGGAAAAGCAAATACCCGCGGCGATCCTCGCGTCTCCGCAAAAAGTCGTCGCGGCTTTCCTCCGCGGCATGTACGAAGGAGATGGCGCGGTCGAAAGATCAGCGAAAAGTCTGATGCGCGTGACGTTGACATCTGTCAGCCGGGAACTGCTTCATCAGACGCAGGTTCTGCTTCTGCGATTTGGGATCGGGGCGAATTTATACAGTGATGCCAAGCACGGTCGCAGCACTTTCCGGTTGTGTATCAATGGAAAGGAGAACCTCGAACGCTTTCGGGAGAAGATAGGATTTTTCTCGAATCGAAAATCGGAAGCGCTTGACCGGGTTCTGTCGGAGATGACCGGCAGAGTGCTGTCAAGAACAGATTACGTGCCGTTTGTTGCATCGTTCGTCCGGTCGCGCGAATTGCGGGGAGGCCGGACGTGGCTTGAAAGAAACAACTTCGATCGGATGCCGCGACTGCTCGGTTCCCTGGAAAAACTCCAAACGGTAGTGCAGGAAAGCGAGTTCAAGTTCCTGAATGGGCTGGCGATTTCGAATTACCTTTTCTCGCCGATCGAGTCGATAACATCCGCCGGCGAACAAAAGGTCTATTCGATCCGTGTCGACAGCAAATGTCATTCGTTCGTCGCAAACGGCTTCGTCAATCACAATACCGAAGTCCGTATGGCGAAGCTCACGAACGAGGTTCTTGCCGATATTGAAAAGGAAACCGTCGATTTCCAGCCGAACTACGACGAGTCGCTGAGCGAGCCGAAAGTTATGCCGACGCGCGTGCCGAACCTGCTGATCAATGGTTCGGAAGGAATCGCGGTCGGGATGGCGACGAAGATTCCGCCACATAATCTGACGGAGATAATTGACGCTGTGAGCGCGCTTCTCAAGGATCCGGAAACATCCATTGAAGAACTCATCAAGATCGTACCGGGGCCTGATTTCCCGACCGGCGGTTTTATCTACGGCCGCGAAGAGATCCACCGCGCCTACCGCGAAGGCCGCGGGATCATTCAGATGCGGGCCCGTGCGGCGATCGACCGCGTCGGTCGCGGCGACCGTGAAAAGGACGCCATCGTCGTCACTGAAATTCCGTATCAGGTCAACAAAGCAAGGCTTATCGAGAAGATCGCCGAACTCGTGCACGAGAAGAAACTCGACGGCATTTCCGAACTCCGCGACGAATCGAATCGCGAGGGAATGCGGATTGTCATCGAACTCAAGCGCGATGCGGTTCCGCAGGTCGTTCTCAACAAGCTTTACAAACTGACGCCGCTGCAGTCATCCTTCGGCATCATCAACCTGGCGATCGTCGACGGCGAGCCGCGGGTGATGAATCTCAAGGAGATACTTGAGCATTTCATCGAATTCCGGCGCGAGGTCATCCGGCGACGCACGAAGTACGAACTGAAAAAGGCGCTGGCAAGAGCGCATATTTTGGAAGGCCTGAACAAGGCCATCGACGCGCTCGACTATATCATTCCGCTGATCCGCAATTCGCGTTCTGTCGATGAGGCCAAAGGCTGGTTGACGAACAATCTCGCGACGCTTCACGAGGTCAAGAACTGGCGCGGAATTCCGACCGACAAAACGCTTGCGGGATTCCTCAAGGATCTCGAACGCGTCGTCGGCGCGCTCGGGTTTTCGGACATTCAGGCGCAGGCGATCCTCGACCTTCAGCTTCGCAGACTGTCCGCTCTCGAGCGTCAGAAGATCATCGACGAACTCGAAGCGATCCTCAAGCATATTGCCGAACTCGAGGCGATCCTCGCCAGCGAGCAGCTTTTGCGGCAGGTCATCGCGGACGAACTCGCCGAGATCAGAAAGAACTTCGGCGATGCGCGGCGGACCGAGATCGTCGATGCCGGAGTCGAATTCCGCATCGAGGACCTGATTCCCGACGAAGAAGTCGCGATCACCGTGACGAACGCCGGTTACATCAAACGGACGCCGGTCTCGATCTATTCAAAACAGGGCCGCGGCGGGAAGGGCCGGCTCGGCGCGAAGGCAAAGAACGACGATTTTGTCGAGCATTTGTTTATCGCCTCGACGCACGCTTATCTGATGATCTTCACCGACGACGGACAGGTCTTCAAGATGAAGGTCCACGAGATCCCGGAAGCCGATCCGTCGGCGCGGGGCAAGGCCGTCGTCAATCTCGTTCAGCTTTCATCGGAGCGCAAACTCGTGACGGTGATGCCGGTGCGCGATTTCAGCGAAGAGATCTACCTGATGATGGTCACAAAGGAAGGCGTGATCAAGAAGTCAGCGCTTTCGGAGTATCAGAACATACGCGTCAACGGGATCAATGCGATCAACATCGACGAGGGCGACGAACTGCTCGACGTCATACGCACCGACGGCAAGCAGCAGATCCTGATCGCAACGCACGACGGAATGGCGGTTCGGTTCAATGAAACCGACGTTCGTCCGATGGGCCGCGTCGCGCGCGGGGTGCGCGGCGTCAATCTGAGAAAGGGCGACTTCTGCGTCGCCGTCTGCGCGATCGCGCCCGAAGGGCTTGAACGTATCCTTTCGGTCAGCGAACAGGGTTACGGCAAGCAGACCCAGGCGGCGAACTATCGTCTGACGAAACGCGGCGGCAAGGGCGTCATCAATATGAAGACGACGGCCAAGACTGGCAAGGTCGTTGCGGCGTTTCCGGTCAAGGACGATTCGGAGATAATGATCATCACTCAGCAGGCGAAACTGATTCGTCTCGGCGTTGACAAGATCCGCGAGACAGGCCGCAGCGCGCAGGGTGTGATGCTTATTCGAACGGGCGAGGAAGATCTCGTCACCAGCGCCTCGCTCCTTCAGATTGAAGACGACGGCGACGAGTAGGCCGATTGGGGAATTGGGAATTGGGATTTGGGAATTGGGAATTGGGATTTCGGATTTGGGATTTCGGATTTGCGATGTTCGCACTATCGGATTCGGTGCGGTTTGATTTGGCGAAATCCGTATTCCCAAATCGCAAATCGCAAATCCCAAATCCCAAATCCCAAATCCCAAATCCCAAATCCCAAATCCCAAATCGCAAATCCCAAATCCCAAATCCATATGGTTCATTCTGTCGATAAAATTCGCTCGCAGTTTCCCGCCCTTGCGCGGACTCACAACGGTTTTCCGGTTGCCTATTTCGACGGCCCGGGCGGAACGCAGGTTCCGCAAGTCGTCGTCGATGCGATGTCGGATTACCTGCTCAACCACAATGCCAATTCCCATTGGGCGTTTCCGACAAGCCGCGAGACCGATGCGATCATCGAACGTTCGCGCGAAGCGC is a genomic window of Acidobacteriota bacterium containing:
- the gyrA gene encoding DNA gyrase subunit A, whose amino-acid sequence is MDNLIERNQINIEDEMRRSYLDYAMSVIIGRALPDVRDGLKPVHRRVLWAMHELGNTYNKPYKKSARVVGDVIGKYHPHGDTAVYDTVVRLAQDFSLRYPMVDGQGNFGSIDGDNAAAMRYCVVGKTLTVTNRGLVKIGELSDREEITVNVLSHHQNINSASKWFDCGEHPVKTVRTKLGFEITGTENHPLLVWETARDNRPRFVWKMIGDLKNGDFLVIDRSEKLWPESELDLASFVPEFENPRTVRHQLPKTLGEDLAFLLGALVAEGTLQKDRIEFGNGEGEFADEFVSAFERCFPTCKLHRWLREPNSYGKKKWWQMQVVSQQVVGLLSNLGLDGKSREKQIPAAILASPQKVVAAFLRGMYEGDGAVERSAKSLMRVTLTSVSRELLHQTQVLLLRFGIGANLYSDAKHGRSTFRLCINGKENLERFREKIGFFSNRKSEALDRVLSEMTGRVLSRTDYVPFVASFVRSRELRGGRTWLERNNFDRMPRLLGSLEKLQTVVQESEFKFLNGLAISNYLFSPIESITSAGEQKVYSIRVDSKCHSFVANGFVNHNTEVRMAKLTNEVLADIEKETVDFQPNYDESLSEPKVMPTRVPNLLINGSEGIAVGMATKIPPHNLTEIIDAVSALLKDPETSIEELIKIVPGPDFPTGGFIYGREEIHRAYREGRGIIQMRARAAIDRVGRGDREKDAIVVTEIPYQVNKARLIEKIAELVHEKKLDGISELRDESNREGMRIVIELKRDAVPQVVLNKLYKLTPLQSSFGIINLAIVDGEPRVMNLKEILEHFIEFRREVIRRRTKYELKKALARAHILEGLNKAIDALDYIIPLIRNSRSVDEAKGWLTNNLATLHEVKNWRGIPTDKTLAGFLKDLERVVGALGFSDIQAQAILDLQLRRLSALERQKIIDELEAILKHIAELEAILASEQLLRQVIADELAEIRKNFGDARRTEIVDAGVEFRIEDLIPDEEVAITVTNAGYIKRTPVSIYSKQGRGGKGRLGAKAKNDDFVEHLFIASTHAYLMIFTDDGQVFKMKVHEIPEADPSARGKAVVNLVQLSSERKLVTVMPVRDFSEEIYLMMVTKEGVIKKSALSEYQNIRVNGINAINIDEGDELLDVIRTDGKQQILIATHDGMAVRFNETDVRPMGRVARGVRGVNLRKGDFCVAVCAIAPEGLERILSVSEQGYGKQTQAANYRLTKRGGKGVINMKTTAKTGKVVAAFPVKDDSEIMIITQQAKLIRLGVDKIRETGRSAQGVMLIRTGEEDLVTSASLLQIEDDGDE